The following proteins are encoded in a genomic region of Acidobacteriota bacterium:
- a CDS encoding homocysteine S-methyltransferase family protein has translation MNRNILDRLAAGPVLGDGGYIIELERRGYGTAGAFTPHFVLDHPEAIRQLHVEFLNAGAEVLQVMAFYGSRAKLATVGRDHQTMEINRKATRICREVAGDQALVAGDLCATWKWEEGSPSARNLVAAMFEEQIEAQEGVDFIIGETFWRFGEARLCLEVIKKHTSVPAMITVSFRGGGKTEDGYSPAECARILTDEGADIVGTNCMRDPERTYPIIEAMREATGVYLAAQPVAFACTDRIPWFTANPAFPDRLERTLLTRYELGEFAPRARDLGVDFIGGCCGCIGSHILEMARGLGKKERAEVWQPFPDSPMSETEFNWEHRHSDEPAVHA, from the coding sequence ATGAATCGAAACATCCTGGACAGATTGGCCGCGGGACCCGTCCTCGGCGACGGCGGCTACATCATCGAGCTGGAACGCCGGGGATACGGAACGGCCGGAGCCTTCACGCCCCACTTCGTCCTGGACCACCCCGAGGCCATCCGGCAGCTCCACGTCGAGTTTCTCAACGCCGGCGCCGAGGTGCTGCAGGTCATGGCCTTCTACGGCAGCCGCGCAAAGCTGGCCACGGTGGGCCGGGACCACCAGACCATGGAGATCAACCGGAAAGCCACCCGGATCTGCCGTGAGGTGGCGGGGGACCAGGCCCTGGTGGCTGGGGACCTCTGCGCCACCTGGAAATGGGAGGAGGGCAGCCCCAGCGCCCGGAACCTGGTGGCAGCCATGTTCGAAGAGCAGATCGAGGCCCAGGAGGGGGTGGACTTCATCATCGGAGAGACCTTCTGGCGTTTCGGGGAGGCCCGGCTTTGCCTGGAGGTGATCAAGAAACACACTTCGGTCCCGGCCATGATCACCGTCTCCTTTCGCGGCGGCGGCAAGACGGAGGACGGCTACTCCCCCGCCGAGTGCGCCCGCATCCTCACGGATGAAGGAGCGGACATCGTGGGGACCAACTGCATGCGCGACCCCGAGCGGACCTATCCCATCATCGAGGCGATGCGGGAGGCCACCGGCGTCTACCTGGCGGCCCAGCCTGTGGCCTTCGCCTGCACGGACCGCATCCCCTGGTTCACCGCCAATCCGGCCTTTCCCGACCGGCTCGAGAGGACACTGCTGACCCGCTACGAGCTGGGCGAGTTCGCCCCCCGGGCCCGCGACCTGGGTGTCGACTTCATCGGGGGGTGCTGCGGATGCATCGGAAGCCACATCTTGGAAATGGCCCGGGGCCTGGGCAAGAAGGAGCGGGCGGAGGTCTGGCAGCCTTTCCCCGACTCTCCCATGAGCGAGACCGAGTTCAACTGGGAACACCGCCACAGCGACGAGCCGGCAGTTCACGCCTGA
- a CDS encoding sarcosine oxidase subunit gamma: MSDPRQESPLAGFLSDTAAGDTGSPGVILTERPFLGYVNLRGDAGDARFPAAVEGVLGVSIPVASNTIAEGEDITVCWMGPDEWLVILPPGAQTQCVTDLSQALGQLHASAVDTTGGYTLVNVAGGRRRELLAKGCTLDLHPRSFSPGQCAQTNLGKAGVLLIPRGDASDAESFDVIVRRSFADYLGVWLEHSGREYGLRIIA; this comes from the coding sequence ATGTCTGACCCCAGGCAGGAGTCCCCGTTGGCGGGATTCCTGTCGGACACCGCCGCTGGAGACACCGGCAGCCCCGGAGTCATCCTCACCGAAAGACCTTTTCTGGGCTACGTGAATCTTCGCGGCGACGCCGGCGACGCCAGGTTTCCGGCCGCGGTGGAGGGAGTTCTGGGCGTGAGCATTCCCGTCGCCTCCAACACCATCGCCGAAGGCGAGGACATCACCGTCTGCTGGATGGGACCCGACGAGTGGCTGGTCATTCTTCCTCCCGGCGCGCAGACCCAGTGTGTCACCGACCTGAGCCAGGCTTTGGGACAACTCCACGCCTCCGCCGTCGACACCACCGGTGGCTACACCCTGGTGAACGTCGCGGGGGGCCGGAGGCGGGAACTCCTGGCCAAGGGGTGCACACTGGACCTGCATCCCAGGAGCTTCTCTCCCGGCCAGTGCGCCCAGACCAATCTGGGCAAGGCCGGTGTGCTTTTGATTCCCAGGGGCGATGCCTCCGACGCCGAATCCTTCGACGTGATCGTCCGGCGCAGCTTCGCCGACTACCTGGGGGTCTGGCTCGAACACTCGGGCCGGGAATACGGCCTTCGGATCATCGCGTAG
- a CDS encoding BNR-4 repeat-containing protein: MDGIRLSRREALSRLGAAAGLGWGRGSGRVAAAADPGRSVLLSRHGCGRATGYAESNKIVTWRRRTHVAWLDSPPEGFRVRVRSRDRHTGEWSPTVTVGDAYDNHGGPALTVDSEGYLHIAYFPHHHPMCYRRSRRPGDASEWEDELRFGERLTYPTLVCGADDTLVLSARRSFSDRPWEVELWERPPGARWQRRRALLRSRHPGYSHFQESLAWGPDHRTLHLSCRFHERSDSQAYGRLQTVAYLVSPDAGRTWTRSDGTPVSLPATPDSAEVLARGGVDRNRLVRAGALSVDADGRPGVVYSTEEGGRSGLILARPNGDGSWVRTDLSRFLPTEFQGRLLLAPAGVTFTSGGETFVSAQIEPPVDGASTWGGPGNEVAAFRSRDGGRSFTFSPVSRPDGNRAHWLPNIERATGHNRVPKKPGLLYTGGGPGVKNTDLLSNQVFFSTIP; this comes from the coding sequence ATGGATGGAATAAGACTGTCGAGGAGGGAAGCCCTGAGCCGGCTGGGAGCCGCAGCCGGCCTGGGTTGGGGACGGGGTTCCGGGCGCGTTGCCGCAGCGGCGGATCCTGGCCGTTCCGTTCTTCTGTCCCGTCACGGATGCGGCCGGGCCACGGGGTATGCCGAGTCCAACAAGATCGTCACCTGGCGCCGGCGGACCCACGTGGCCTGGTTGGATTCTCCCCCGGAGGGGTTCCGGGTCCGGGTCCGAAGCCGCGACCGGCACACCGGCGAATGGTCTCCAACGGTCACCGTCGGCGACGCCTATGACAACCACGGAGGACCTGCGCTGACCGTGGATAGCGAGGGCTACCTTCACATCGCCTATTTTCCGCACCACCATCCCATGTGCTACCGCCGATCGCGCCGGCCGGGGGATGCATCCGAATGGGAAGATGAACTCCGATTCGGCGAGCGCCTGACCTATCCGACCCTGGTCTGCGGGGCGGATGACACGTTGGTGCTCAGCGCCCGGCGCAGTTTTTCGGACCGTCCCTGGGAGGTGGAGTTGTGGGAGCGGCCGCCGGGCGCCCGGTGGCAGCGCCGGCGCGCCCTGCTGAGGTCACGCCATCCAGGCTATTCCCACTTCCAGGAATCTCTCGCCTGGGGTCCCGATCACCGGACGCTCCATCTGTCCTGCCGGTTCCACGAACGATCCGACAGCCAGGCGTACGGCCGTCTGCAGACGGTAGCCTACCTGGTGAGTCCCGATGCGGGCCGGACCTGGACCCGGAGTGACGGAACTCCGGTCTCCCTTCCGGCGACGCCCGATTCCGCCGAGGTCCTGGCCCGCGGCGGAGTGGACCGCAACCGGCTTGTCCGGGCGGGGGCGCTGTCCGTGGATGCCGACGGGCGGCCCGGAGTCGTCTACAGCACTGAGGAGGGGGGCCGGTCAGGACTCATCCTGGCTCGGCCCAACGGGGACGGAAGCTGGGTCCGAACGGATCTGAGCCGGTTCCTGCCCACGGAATTTCAGGGCCGGCTTCTGTTGGCGCCGGCCGGCGTCACTTTCACGTCCGGCGGCGAGACGTTCGTGTCGGCCCAGATCGAGCCTCCTGTCGACGGCGCCTCGACCTGGGGAGGCCCCGGAAACGAAGTCGCGGCCTTCCGTTCCCGGGATGGAGGACGGAGCTTCACCTTCTCCCCGGTCAGCCGGCCCGATGGGAACCGGGCGCACTGGCTGCCCAACATCGAGCGGGCCACCGGACACAACCGGGTTCCGAAAAAACCGGGGCTTCTCTACACCGGAGGCGGCCCCGGAGTTAAGAATACGGACCTGCTGTCCAACCAGGTCTTCTTCTCCACCATTCCGTGA
- a CDS encoding sarcosine oxidase subunit alpha family protein, whose amino-acid sequence MSQPHRLAEGGRVDRNRPLTFTFNGRVYAAFQGDTLASGLLANGVHLVARSLKYHRPRGIVAAGVEESNALVQVGEGALSLPNLVATQVELYDGLSARSVNVFPSVEFDLRAVNGWFARLMPPGFYYKTFMWPAGSWRQYEHQIRKAAGFGVVPTGADPDDYDHMNAHCDVLVAGAGPAGLAAALEAGRSGARVILMDERTEPGGALRGGGGRIEGFPAGRWVDRMVEELASLPDVRILARTTVAGYYEHNFLLALERRTDHLPPESARGPRQRLWRIRAKQVVLATGAIERPLVFCNNDRPGVMLASGISEYIQRYAVLPGSRAVVFTNNDGAYRTAFDLLDAGAQVEAIVDSRPAGQRSAEARERGLEVMNRHAVVDVRGAKRIRGVRLMALSADGPSVKGRGHSLACDLLAVSGGWSPTVQLNAQSGARPVYDAGKACFVPGPSIQAEWSAGACRGSFELQTCLTEGFRAGAAAAHAAGHGDGHPTRPIPRVEVRAGDPIQPLWIVPAGKPVSRAPKQFVDPLMDVTAADILTAVREGYDSIEYVKRYTNLGMGPDQGRLGNVNGIAILAEQHGTDPGSIGTTTFRPTYTPVTFAALSGGEQRELFDPVRKTAIHEWHVEQGALFENVGQWKRAWYFPRPGESLHEAVNRECLAVRRSAGVLDASTLGKIDIQGPDANVFLNRVYTNPFMKVPIGRCRYGLMLDENGMLMDDGVTARLGENHYLMHTTTGGAAHVMSWLELWLQTEWPELRVYMTSVTDHWATVSLCGPDSRRVLRKLCSGVDLSRESFPFMAVREDTVAGVPARIFRISFTGELTYEINVNANFGRHVWEAVFDAGEEYGITPFGTEAMHVLRAEKGYVIVGQDTDGSVTPVDLGMQRMLGQKKDFLGKRSLFRSYLVRKDRKQFVGLLTEDAAEVLPEGGQIVDDPSAPLPRPMLGHVTSSYYSAALERSIALGLVKGGHGRMGETVHVQNFDGRTIAARIADPVFYDPEGERQNV is encoded by the coding sequence ATGAGCCAACCCCACCGTCTCGCCGAGGGCGGCCGGGTCGACCGGAACCGGCCCCTGACGTTCACCTTCAACGGGCGCGTCTACGCCGCGTTTCAGGGAGACACGCTGGCCTCCGGGCTGCTGGCCAACGGCGTCCACCTGGTGGCGCGGAGCCTGAAGTACCACCGTCCCCGCGGAATCGTGGCCGCGGGCGTGGAGGAGTCCAACGCGCTGGTCCAGGTGGGAGAGGGGGCGCTCTCTCTGCCCAACCTGGTGGCCACGCAGGTGGAGCTCTACGACGGTCTCTCGGCCCGGAGCGTCAACGTCTTTCCCAGTGTCGAGTTCGACCTGCGGGCCGTCAACGGTTGGTTCGCGCGCCTGATGCCGCCCGGCTTCTACTACAAGACCTTCATGTGGCCCGCGGGGTCCTGGCGGCAGTACGAGCATCAGATCCGCAAGGCCGCCGGTTTCGGGGTGGTCCCCACCGGCGCCGATCCCGACGACTACGACCACATGAACGCCCACTGCGACGTCCTGGTGGCGGGAGCGGGCCCGGCCGGCCTGGCCGCGGCCCTGGAGGCGGGACGCAGCGGCGCCCGCGTGATCCTCATGGACGAACGGACCGAACCGGGAGGCGCTCTGCGCGGAGGCGGCGGCCGGATCGAAGGGTTTCCCGCCGGGCGTTGGGTCGACCGAATGGTGGAAGAACTGGCTTCCCTTCCGGACGTCCGGATCCTGGCCCGGACCACCGTGGCGGGCTACTACGAGCACAACTTCCTGCTGGCCCTGGAGCGCCGGACGGATCATCTGCCCCCGGAATCGGCCCGCGGCCCGCGTCAGCGTCTCTGGCGCATCCGCGCCAAGCAGGTGGTCCTGGCCACGGGCGCCATCGAGCGGCCCCTGGTCTTCTGCAACAACGACCGGCCCGGCGTCATGCTGGCCTCCGGGATTTCGGAATACATCCAACGCTATGCGGTCCTTCCCGGATCCCGGGCCGTGGTCTTCACCAACAACGACGGCGCCTACCGGACGGCATTCGACCTGCTGGACGCGGGCGCACAGGTGGAGGCCATCGTGGATTCCCGGCCGGCCGGCCAGCGGAGCGCCGAGGCGCGGGAACGGGGTCTCGAGGTCATGAATCGGCACGCCGTCGTCGACGTCCGGGGGGCGAAGAGAATACGGGGCGTCCGGCTCATGGCGCTGAGCGCCGACGGTCCGTCCGTTAAAGGAAGAGGGCACAGTCTGGCGTGCGACCTGCTGGCCGTATCCGGCGGCTGGAGTCCCACCGTGCAGCTCAACGCCCAATCCGGCGCCCGGCCCGTTTACGACGCCGGGAAAGCCTGCTTCGTTCCCGGCCCTTCGATCCAGGCGGAGTGGTCGGCAGGGGCCTGCCGGGGGAGTTTCGAGCTTCAGACCTGCCTCACGGAGGGGTTCCGGGCGGGCGCGGCGGCGGCCCACGCGGCGGGCCACGGAGACGGCCATCCCACGCGGCCGATCCCACGAGTGGAGGTCAGGGCGGGAGATCCGATCCAGCCGCTCTGGATCGTCCCGGCCGGTAAACCAGTCTCACGGGCGCCCAAGCAGTTCGTGGATCCCCTCATGGATGTCACCGCCGCCGACATCCTGACCGCGGTGAGGGAGGGTTACGACTCCATCGAGTATGTCAAACGGTACACCAACCTGGGGATGGGACCCGACCAGGGGCGCCTGGGCAACGTCAACGGCATCGCCATCCTGGCGGAGCAGCACGGGACCGACCCCGGCTCCATCGGCACCACCACCTTTCGGCCCACGTACACGCCGGTCACCTTTGCGGCCCTCTCGGGAGGCGAGCAGAGGGAACTCTTCGATCCGGTGCGCAAGACGGCCATTCACGAGTGGCATGTCGAGCAGGGAGCCCTATTCGAGAACGTGGGCCAATGGAAACGGGCCTGGTACTTTCCCCGGCCGGGCGAATCGCTCCACGAAGCAGTGAACCGGGAGTGCCTGGCGGTGCGGCGCAGCGCCGGAGTCCTGGACGCCTCGACGTTGGGGAAGATCGACATCCAGGGGCCCGACGCCAACGTCTTCCTGAACCGGGTCTACACCAATCCCTTCATGAAGGTCCCCATCGGCCGCTGCCGCTACGGCCTCATGCTGGACGAGAACGGCATGTTGATGGACGATGGGGTGACCGCCCGGCTGGGCGAAAACCACTACCTCATGCACACCACCACGGGCGGCGCGGCTCACGTCATGTCGTGGTTGGAACTCTGGCTCCAGACCGAATGGCCCGAGTTGAGGGTCTACATGACGTCGGTGACCGACCATTGGGCGACGGTCTCCCTCTGTGGACCCGACAGCCGCCGCGTCCTCCGGAAGCTCTGTTCCGGCGTGGACCTGAGCCGGGAATCCTTCCCCTTCATGGCGGTCCGGGAAGACACGGTTGCCGGAGTGCCGGCGCGGATCTTCCGCATCAGCTTCACGGGAGAGTTGACCTACGAGATCAACGTCAACGCCAACTTCGGCCGCCACGTCTGGGAGGCGGTATTCGACGCGGGGGAGGAGTACGGAATCACTCCCTTCGGCACCGAGGCGATGCATGTCCTCCGGGCCGAGAAGGGATACGTCATCGTTGGCCAGGACACGGACGGCTCCGTCACTCCCGTGGACCTGGGGATGCAGCGCATGCTGGGCCAGAAAAAGGACTTCCTGGGAAAGCGGTCCCTTTTCCGGTCCTACCTGGTCCGGAAGGACCGCAAGCAGTTCGTGGGGCTGCTGACCGAGGACGCGGCGGAAGTCCTGCCCGAGGGGGGACAGATCGTGGACGATCCGTCGGCGCCCCTGCCCCGGCCCATGCTGGGCCACGTGACCTCCTCCTACTACAGCGCCGCCCTGGAGCGCTCCATCGCCCTGGGACTGGTCAAGGGGGGACACGGGCGCATGGGCGAGACCGTCCACGTCCAGAACTTCGACGGCAGGACTATCGCCGCCAGGATCGCCGATCCGGTCTTTTACGATCCGGAAGGGGAGCGCCAGAATGTCTGA
- a CDS encoding amidohydrolase family protein has product MLVIDCHAHIYSPDESRYPPVARPLRVPGGGGSIQDLRAVMHANGVAAVRAIQTVSFYGYDNRYLADVSRANPGRVSGVCTLDPDDPRSPEILWRLVQNHGVKSLRSIPAESRTRFDHPAVRRLWQAAHELGITVDIFLMQLEWVEGAERLLREFPHLTVAFCHCLDLKPGEEEYRKKLDAVLRLARFPNLIAKVDFISTGTEKGFPGDDLHEAALKIIDAYGSERCVWGSNYPNRLWTPKMSYAEHLRIFRDVLPLKEEDRRQILGETARRLWFGEL; this is encoded by the coding sequence ATGCTCGTCATCGACTGCCACGCCCACATCTACTCGCCGGATGAATCGCGCTACCCGCCGGTGGCCCGGCCGTTGCGGGTTCCGGGGGGCGGCGGCTCCATCCAGGATCTGCGGGCCGTGATGCACGCCAACGGCGTGGCGGCGGTCCGGGCCATTCAGACCGTCTCCTTCTACGGATACGACAATCGGTATCTCGCCGACGTCAGCCGCGCGAACCCCGGCCGGGTCAGCGGAGTGTGCACGCTGGACCCCGACGATCCCCGAAGTCCCGAGATCCTCTGGCGGCTGGTGCAGAACCACGGGGTCAAGTCGCTGCGCAGCATCCCGGCGGAGTCACGCACCCGGTTCGATCACCCGGCGGTGCGACGGCTCTGGCAGGCCGCCCACGAGTTGGGGATCACCGTCGACATCTTCCTCATGCAATTGGAATGGGTGGAGGGTGCCGAGAGGCTGCTGCGGGAGTTTCCGCACCTCACCGTGGCCTTCTGCCACTGTCTGGACCTGAAGCCGGGCGAGGAGGAGTACCGGAAGAAGCTGGACGCCGTCCTGCGGCTGGCCCGGTTTCCCAATCTGATCGCCAAGGTGGACTTCATCAGCACCGGGACCGAAAAGGGTTTTCCGGGAGACGATCTCCATGAGGCGGCGCTGAAGATCATCGATGCCTATGGCTCCGAACGTTGTGTCTGGGGCAGCAACTACCCGAACCGGCTCTGGACGCCCAAGATGAGCTACGCGGAGCATCTACGGATTTTTCGGGATGTCCTGCCTCTGAAGGAGGAGGATCGCCGGCAGATCCTGGGAGAGACGGCGCGCCGGTTGTGGTTTGGGGAGCTGTAG
- a CDS encoding sarcosine oxidase subunit delta — MLLIECPWCGPRDESEFAYSGEAHIVRPPAPEELTDEEWADYLFYRRNKRGDHLEQWCHASGCRRYFNVQRDTVTYRIKSVYKPGEPRPGDRT; from the coding sequence ATGCTCCTGATCGAGTGTCCCTGGTGCGGTCCCCGCGACGAATCGGAGTTCGCCTACTCCGGCGAGGCGCACATCGTCCGGCCCCCGGCGCCGGAAGAGCTCACCGACGAAGAGTGGGCCGACTACCTCTTCTACCGGAGGAACAAGCGGGGGGACCATCTGGAGCAGTGGTGCCACGCCTCGGGCTGCCGGCGCTATTTCAACGTCCAGCGGGACACCGTGACCTACCGGATCAAGTCGGTGTACAAGCCGGGCGAGCCGCGTCCGGGAGACCGGACATGA
- a CDS encoding ThuA domain-containing protein produces the protein MKTIFILTLFALTLALPAQKAFEVYQAADRPRALALIGDRYHSPVYIRDHLAKALVRENIPVTFIENVEALTPEALAKHDLLIILRDGMNWPEGFDKPHVKWMTDTQQQAIWDFVHGGGGFLALHNSQGLYPPDGPYYELFGGDYGGHPEPYVFTIRVEDRDHPVTSGVEDFEIFDEQHTVKYYLGREHLLLRSMARDNLSAPAGWWREMGKGRFCYLAPGHTPEALGHPMMQRLMRNAARWLVRL, from the coding sequence ATGAAGACGATATTCATACTGACTCTGTTTGCACTGACCCTGGCGCTTCCGGCGCAGAAAGCGTTCGAGGTCTACCAGGCCGCCGACCGGCCCCGCGCATTGGCGCTGATCGGCGACCGGTACCATAGTCCGGTCTACATCCGGGATCACCTGGCCAAGGCCCTGGTTCGGGAAAACATCCCGGTGACCTTCATCGAGAACGTCGAAGCCCTGACCCCTGAAGCGCTGGCGAAACATGATCTGCTCATCATCCTCCGCGACGGCATGAACTGGCCGGAAGGGTTCGACAAACCACACGTCAAGTGGATGACGGACACGCAGCAGCAGGCCATCTGGGATTTCGTGCACGGCGGCGGCGGTTTCCTGGCGCTGCACAACTCTCAAGGCCTGTACCCGCCGGACGGCCCCTACTACGAGCTCTTCGGAGGAGACTACGGCGGCCATCCCGAGCCCTATGTCTTCACCATTCGAGTCGAAGACCGGGATCATCCCGTGACCTCGGGCGTGGAGGATTTTGAGATCTTCGACGAGCAGCATACGGTGAAATACTATCTCGGCCGCGAACACCTCCTGCTGCGTTCCATGGCGCGGGACAACCTGTCTGCCCCGGCAGGATGGTGGCGCGAGATGGGGAAGGGAAGATTCTGTTATCTGGCGCCGGGACACACGC